A segment of the Zingiber officinale cultivar Zhangliang chromosome 8B, Zo_v1.1, whole genome shotgun sequence genome:
acttataaaagagatattttaatttttaatctctccaataaattatatattccacataagaaaattttaaaattaaaattcttttctaatttaatagggtcggccacctaagcttgggttcaagctagggccgaccacccatggaccaaggcttggccggccctagcttgatcctcaagctagcttggccgacccctacaacatgggtatgaaggtgagtataggtgggtatagtactctataaataagaggctatgatagggaccgagaggaggaattggttttagtctcccgataaaattaagtatcacgtgttcgccccgaacacacaacttaattttatcaataataattcattccactagagaactattattgaactaccgcaccaatcccaaattacatttttgggctccttcttattatgagagtgttagtctccctgtgtttaagatgtcgaatgttcactaattaagtgagttactgacaactcatttaattaatatcttagtccaagaatagtaccactcaaccttatcgtcatgtcggactaagtccacctgtagggtttaacatgacaatccttatgagctcttcttggggacattatcaacctagatcactaagacacagtttccttctataatcaactacacacactataagtgatatcatttcccaactcatcgggtttattgatttatcaaactaaatctcacccattgataaattaaagaaataaatatcaaatatatgtgcttgttattatattaggattaagagcacacacttccataataactgaggtctttgttcctttataaagtcagtataaaagaaaacgacctctgatggtcctactcaatacactctaagtgtactagtgtaattatatagttaagataaactaatacctaattacactacaaccttccaatggtttgttcctttccattttggtcgtgagctactgtttataatttataaggtgctgataacattatcttctgtatgtgacaccacatactatgttatctacaatataaattaattgaacaactacaaacaaatgtagataatttgaccaaatgtgattctctGTCATGGCAGCGGAAGCTTCCTCCGTACAATCCTTGGTACGGCccgaccgccgaccatgctgcttgtcggcggcagacgtctcgagaatgatatcactagctgccccttttgtcctcttctaagcccCTTGTCTCTAATTGGGTCGGTCGGGCTGCTCGCTTGGCTTTCCGGGCTCCCGGGTATACACGCACCTTGGACCAGGCGAGACTGCCGCTCGGTCACATACTCGGGTGGGACATCGACTAGTTATTCTGTAGTTCGGCCGAGTAGCTCAGCTACTCGGCATAGCGGTTTCTCTATAAAGGAGCTTGTAAGCGTCGGAAGCTCAACCCGAGGTCGAGCTGTCTTCATGCTGGCCCGGGGTCTACTCAGGTCGGTCGGCCAGGAGACTCCCTCCTTACTCGGCCGGACTTTTGACTCTCCCGTGTCATTGACCCCTTCCTCTGTGGGCCCccgattcttaccaccggatcacatgtcttcccttcaagtctagtcgaaggaggcgacaAGTCCAATTGACTGGACCGTTGGCTTGGTGGCGTCTCTGCCACACAGCTGTCGATGTTATTGTTTATCCGATCAGGGACTACGCGAATGGGCGATGCCGATCGGCACGTCATCGGTTAGCACTTGGCCAATTTTGTTTGCCAGTGGTTGTCACATCGTTCCGGCGGTGGTCAATGCTAGTATCCCTAGAAACTCCTCGGGATTTGTGCAAATCCATggcattaaggctgagcacgcgaCCATGCCCACAtaatggtgctcattaaatgtgACCTGTGAGCAGGCGCCACGTGGTCGCGCAGCCATCACCACTCGCTCGAGCTGTCAGGGCTGATGTGACCTTTGGCTTTTCAAATTCGATGGTCAGATTCGCTCCTCGGATCTCGTGACCTGGATCAGACGACTCCGGTTAATCGAGTCCAACGTTTATAAGGGCATCTCCTCTTCCCCAGCCGCTTCGCGTTATCGTGTGTGCACATCCGAGGGCTTTCGTTTACTCTCGTTCAGTGCTCCGACGAACTCGTTTCTCGGCACTCCGGTGATCCCTCGCTTCCTCCTTCGGTCATATCTTCTGTAAGGCTCCCTCGCCCCTCTCCTTCCGGTTCTTTTGCATTTTTCTTTGCGCTTTCGCCGCATTCGTGCCCCCCTTAGACACTGTTCCGGCCATTCTTCTCCTTAACCTTTGTCATCTCTTGCTTCGACCCTTATCActaatggccagttcctctcgcCAGTCCGACCTCGCCCCTGACCTCTAGTATACCACCACAGAGAGCCAGTTCGATGAGAGTGATGCGCTGAGCCTCACCCAAACCTTCGAACTTCCATCTGACCACGAACTAATACTAGCCACACCCTCCGATCGGCCACATGACCCTCCGACCGACACTGTTTGCTTTTTTCGAGACCAGTTTATGGCCGGTCTACGCTTTCCTATTCATCCGTTCATCCTTGAGGTGTGCAACTACTTCCGTCTCCCGCTCAGCCAACTCGTccctaactcctttaggttgctgtgcgggGTAGTTGTCCTCTTTAGGTTGCACGACATTCCCTTAGTCCCCAAGACTTTCCActatttttactatcccaaatAGTCCGAGTGGGGCACTTTTCTCTTCCAGTCACAGATCGGTCTTGttttcttcgacaagatgccgacctcgaacaaacattggaaggaaaaCTACTTCTACCttcgctttcccgagcggccatcTTTCCGCACTAAATGGCAGACCACTGTGCCGAGCCCGCCGGACCTtggtaaatacaagagccagccaGATTACCTCCACGCAGCTAATCTTCTTGTCGGGCAGAGATTCAACATTCACAAGCTGCTCTAggagggggtgttgtacatattcggattgagcccgatccgaacgaaacttccgagcagcatgggtaagcgtTTTCCTCGTCCCCCTTCCTTTtgatctaactgatttattcttcttttatgcagtcgatatcatgtggcgtgccaaggctaCTGATCGGATTAGGTTGAAAGCTGCCGAGGTAGAGGCGGCGACCGCTAAAGAGATGGTCGATCTGGGCATCGAagcggtcggctcacacgaaggtGACAGCGGAGAAGCTCCACCTGCGGTCGGAGAGTCGGCCGTTCGGATCCCCGCAACTGCACCGGTCGGTGATGCTATCTTGTCTGCCGGACAACCTGCGTTGGAAGAAGCGGGGCACTCGGCCGAAGACTCACCATTGATAATACGCGAACGGCGCCGGACGGATCTCCACACCCAATCAACTACATCTGTGGAACCGGTGACTGAGCAGGCCGGCGCCCCCTCTGCCGCAATCACCCCTGCCCCCGCTTCAGTCGAGGCCATATCTTCGGACCGCACTCCCTCCCAGCTGGATCTGCCTGTAGCTTCCCTTAGAGCGCAGCCCGCCAGTTCCCAGCCACGCGCTCATCTTCGGCTTAGGCGCTCTGGTATAATCTCcaccccgctcggcgagtcatCCGGGCGCGCAACCTCAGCTCAGTCGGATCCGAGCGGCTGTCGAGTGGTTAAGGTCATCCTCCATTTCCCAACAGAAGAATTTCTTCTAGCGGCTGATCGGCCAATTGATCCGGAGCATCAGATCACTATCCGCGGACCGCTCGTCAGGATATGGGAGGGTGCGAGGGCCCGCGTTGCCCTGATGACTCCTGGTCAGCTCGGAGACAGTCATTTGCAGCAAGCTACCGGGGTATGCTTCTTAACACACTACATGACTATTTACCTTGGTTCTTGATATTATTTCATCTGAACACAGAACTGGGTAGAGAACATCGCGATCAGCAACCGCCTGGCCGCGTTGGAGGAAGAGTTGAAGAAGTTCCAAATTTCTGGAGGGGCACCGGCTTAGGGGCCTTCGTATGCCACGCTTCGGTCCAAGCTGACCAAAGCAGAGAAACTGCTTGCGGCCGAGCGGCACAAGTCCTCTGGCTTGGAAACCAGGGTAGCTGGGCTCGAAGCCCAGGTTAAGTCCCACGACCAGGAGATCAAGCTGGCCACTAACAGAAAGAATAGGGTCGTCGCCGATTTAGAATCAAAGAATGTGCAAGCGCGTCAAAGAATTGGCCGACCTGCTATCCGCCGAGCGAGAAAGCCGATCGGCTGCTGAAGCTAAACTTCAAGGAGATAAGAAGGATCTCCATGATGCTCTTGACGCTTCCCGAGCTGCActaaaggaatatcaagagggTGAATCAGGCCGCTTCGTGGTGATGAAGCAGAATTATTTCCGTTCGGATGAATTTGGCGAGAAGTTTAGCGATCGACTAGTCTTGGCCTTTGAGGAGGCCATCCGGGCGACAACTGTTTATCTGAAGGCTAAGGGCCAACTCCCGGAGACTGTCTCTATCCCTCCCAAAGACTTGGCCGGACTGCTAGAAACCATCCCCGAGCCCATCTTTGATGTCTTGGAGTGAGGAGTGTTTTTAGCTTGTCTTTGTTTCTATGTTTTTGAAGTTTCATATGTATGCTTGCCGTTCGGCGATTTAAAATTATCCGTTTTAATCTGTCTTTCAGCCTACTTGACTGTGTTATTTTTATACGAGTCAATATAAAATTCCGACTCTGCTAATGTTTCTTCTTCGCCCGCATTATGCCCGAGTGACATTCCTTAATCTTCGGGcctgggggtttatagtcgccggtccgactcagggatttaacgtcgccgctcgacggtcttcgggctggtgggtttatagtcgctggtccgactctgggatttaacgtcgccgcttgacggtcttcgggctgaggtttttatagtcgccggttcgactcagggatttaacgtcaccgctcgacggtcttcgggccgggggttttatagtcgctggtctgactctgggatttaacgtcgccgctcgacggtcttcgggccggggggtttatagtcgccggtccgactcagggatttaacgtaGTCGCTCGACGGTCTACGggccgggatttttatagtcgccggtccgactcagggatttaacgtaGTCGCTCGACGGTCTACGggccgggatttttatagtcgccggtccgactcagggatttaacgtcgccgctcgacggttttcaagccggggtttttatagtcgcacGTCCGACTtaaggatttaacgtcgccgctcaatgaTCTtcgggccgggaggtttatagtcgccggtccgactctgggatttaacgtcgccgctcgacgctCTTCAAGCCgagatttttatagtcgccggtccgactcagggatttaacgtcgccgctcgacggtcttcaagccggggtttttatagttgcCGATCcaactcagggatttaacgtcgccgctcgacggtcttcaagccggggtttttatagtcgccggtccgactctgggatttaacgtcgccgctcaacggtcttcggcCCGggagatttatagtcgccggtccgactctgggatttaacatcgccgctcgacggtcttcaagccggggtttttatagtcgccggtctgactcagggatttaacgtcgtcgctcgacggtcttcaagccggggtttttatagtcgccggtccgactcagggatttaacgtcgtcgctcgacggtcttcaagtcggagtttttatagtcgccggtccgacttagggatttaatgtcgccgctcaacggtcttcaagccggggattttatagtcgccggtccgactctgggatttaacgtcgccgctcgacgatcttcaagacggggtttttatagtcgtcggtccgacttagggatttaacgtcgccgctcgacggtcttcaagccggagtttttatagtcgccgatccgactcattgatttaacgtcgccgctcgacggtctttattCGGCATAAATTGTTCCTTTGACTTTACTCCTGCGGTCAAAAGATACAACAGGATTGAACATTATGAGTTACAATGGCACAcatttcacccagctcggtacggctggaggtgatTTGCGCTCCACGATCGTTCTAGCTtccgtccatcttcatcctcgaGGTAATAGGCGCCCGAACGGAACTTTTCTACAATCTTGAACGGCCCGCCCCAAGGAGCTCCCAGCTTGgtcacgtcgccgaccggcttgactttcttatAGACGAGATCACCGACCTGAAAAGATCTGGGAATTGCCCGTCtgttatagttttgcttcatcctttgTCGATACGCCATCAGCCAAACGACGGCTTTAGCTCTCGtctcgtccaccaagtccagctccaaatGCCTCCGCTCAGCATTATTCTCATCGTAGACTTTGATCCGGTCGGATTCTATCCCGACTTCTACCGGGACGATAGCTTCTCCACCGTACACCAGGTGAAAGGGGGTCGCTCCTGTTCCCTCCTTGGGCGTCGTTCGGAGCGCCCATAATATCCCGGGCAGCTCGTCTACCCAACTGCCACCTTCATGGTCGAGCTGAGCCCAGAGAACTcgtaagatctcccgattggtgacttcggcttgcccgttactttggggatatgctacagaggtgaaggcttgctgaatgTCGTACTCCTCGCACCATTCTTTAAGCTGCTGACCCGAGAACTGCCTCCCATTATCGGAGATGAGCCgccgagggatgccgaaccgacaaatgatatgcttccatataaatttcttgaccatttcCTCGGTTATCTTAGCTAGTGACTCGGTTTCAatccacttggaaaaatagtccaCTGCTACTAGCAAGTACTttcgttgtccggtcgccattggaaatggtcccacaatgtccatgccccattgatcgaacgggcaggacaccgtGGAAGTTTTTAATTCTTCCGCGGGACGATGTGAGAAACTGTGGTATCGTTGGCAGGATAAGCATGTGGAGACTGTCCGGGCGGCGTCCTcctgtaaagtcggccaaaaatAGCCGGCCAAAAGAATCTTCCTTGCCAACGAACGACCGCCCGGATGCCCGCCGCAtgagccttggtgtacttcttgaaAAATGTAGTCCACATCCTCCTGACTGACGCATTTAAGCTAAGGCTTGGAGAATGCTTTTTTGTAGAGCTGGTCGCCAATAAGGACGAAACGACCAGCTCTTCTTCTAAGCAGATGTGCCTCCGACCGATCGGACGGTGTTGTTCCGGACTTCAGAAACTTGGTTATAGCCGTTCGCCAGTCATTTGGGAATGTGAGTCCCTCCGTTCTATCGATGTGGGCTACCAGGGACACTTGCTTGACTAGCTGTTCAATGACGATTGGTGATATCGAACTGACCAGCTTGGCCAGTTCATCTGCAGCTTGATTGGCCGagcgggggatcttctgtaccaCCACCTCTCGGAAATCGACCCTTAGTTTGGCGAAGGCTTCCGCATAAAGTTTTAGCCTAACGTTTCTTATCTCAAATGCTaccgaaagttgctgagcggccaactgtgagtcCGAATGAATTAAAACATTgctagctcccacatgccgagcagcctgcaGACCTGCTATAAGCGCCTCATAGTccgcttcattgttggttgctttgTAGTCTAGCCgcacggataggtgcatccgttctcCGTGAGGGGAGACCAGCAACACGCCTACTCCACTTCCCTGCCGAGTGGACATACACCTTCCAAGTGGCctcgggctcgggattttgtacCTCAGTGATGAAGTCTGCCAACGACTGTGCCTTGATTGCCATCcggggttgatactgtatgtcaaactcgctaagctctgtggtccatttgatcagcaACTCGGACGCCTCCGGGTTCAGTAGAACTCGGCTTAAGGGGTTATTCGTCATGACGATGATTGTATGCCCCAGGAAATAGGGCCGGAGCCTTCGAGCGGCTAGAACAAGTGcgaaggcaagcttctcaagaccagtgtagcgggactcagcatcctttagaatgtgactaaggaaatacaccggCTATTCTTCGTCGTTCTGCCGGACTAGCGCTGAGCCAACCacgtgctcggttgaagacaaataaATGCGGAGAGGCTCGCCGACAaatggcttagctaatacaggtaatgagtttaggtagatcttcaattcttcgaacgctcggtcacactcctcatcccattggaataTGGCTGCCcgacgcaggatcttgaagaagggcATGCTTCGATCGGCCGTTCGGGAGATGAACCGGGATAGCGCTGTTATGCGGCCCATAAGGCGTTggacttccttcaagtttctggGCGGCGACATATCCTGTAGCGCTTTGACCTTGCTAGGGTTGGcatcgatgccccgctcggtgactaTATAGCCTAGGAAACGACcactttttgctccgaacagacacttctgcgGGTTCAACTTGATCTCGTACGCCCGTAATGTATGGAaagtttcctctatatctgcacagaAGTCGGCCGCTCGGAAtgatttaatgagtatatcatcaacatatacctctaggTTTCGCTCGATCTACTTccagaacaccttgttcatgagtcgcTGGTAAGTAGCCcctgcgttcttcagtccgaacggcatgacgttATAGTAATAAGTGCCGTCTACcgtgatgaaactgaccttctcttgatccccCCGGGTGAGTGGCACCTGGTGAtaaccctgatatgcatccagcatgcatatcagttcgcacCCGGTGGTCGAATCCACCATTTGGTCGATCCGGGGCAGTGGGTAAAAATCCTTCGAACACGCCCTGTTCAGGtcacgaaagtcgatgcagactctccatttgttaccgagcttggagactagcaccacatttgcgagccagctcgggaactgcacctcgcgtatgtggtcggcttccagaagcttctcgacttccgcccgTATTATGAGGTTCTGCTCGGCACTATAATCCCGCTTCCTCTGCTTGACGGGTCGAGGGTCCggccggacatgtagctcgtgttgCGTGACGCTCGGCGAGATTCCTgacagctcgtgcgtcgaccacgcAAAGACATCATGGTTTTGTTGGAGACATCTGATCAACTCCTCCTTCTGGTTTGTCTCCAGGTCGGAGGCTATGaacgtcgtggcctccgatcgagcCGGATtaatctgtacctcctccttttctttataAACAAAAGTAGGCGGCTTCTCAgttatagtatttacctcgatACAGGGGGCCTTCCGAGCCGATCTCGTCTCTGCTCgtaccatctccacatagcaatgTCGCGCTGCCAACTGATCGCCTTTAACTTCTCCTACTCGGTCttccacggggaatttgatcttctggtggaatgTTGAGACGACTGCCCGaaactcgttgagggtcggtcgaccTAAAAT
Coding sequences within it:
- the LOC122014139 gene encoding uncharacterized protein LOC122014139, whose amino-acid sequence is MSTRQGSGVGVLLVSPHGERMHLSVRLDYKATNNEADYEALIAGLQAARHVGASNVLIHSDSQLAAQQLSVAFEIRNVRLKLYAEAFAKLRVDFREVVVQKIPRSANQAADELAKLLDHEGGSWVDELPGILWALRTTPKEGTGATPFHLVYGGEAIVPVEVGIESDRIKVYDENNAERRHLELDLVDETRAKAVVWLMAYRQRMKQNYNRRAIPRSFQVGDLVYKKVKPVGDVTKLGAPWGGPFKIVEKFRSGAYYLEDEDGRKLERSWSANHLQPYRAG
- the LOC122014140 gene encoding uncharacterized protein LOC122014140 gives rise to the protein MTTPLFGFMGNDVQPVGQIKLAILLGEEPLRRTRTANFIVVDAPSAYNVILGRPTLNEFRAVVSTFHQKIKFPVEDRVGEVKGDQLAARHCYVEMVRAETRSARKAPCIEVNTITEKPPTFVYKEKEEVQINPARSEATTFIASDLETNQKEELIRCLQQNHDVFAWSTHELACSKDFYPLPRIDQMVDSTTGCELICMLDAYQGYHQVPLTRGDQEKVSFITVDGTYYYNVMPFGLKNAGATYQRLMNKVFWK